In one Aeromicrobium wangtongii genomic region, the following are encoded:
- the cimA gene encoding citramalate synthase has translation MNAPDFHVYDTTLRDGAQQEGLNLSVQDKLHISRLLDDLGVGFIEGGWPGSNPKDTEFFRLAAKELDLRNAALAAFGATRRPGVAAADDVLLAALRESGAPVVTLVAKSHDRHVELALRTTLAENLAMVRDSVTHLRQEGQRVFVDLEHFFDGYRANRDYALEVVRTAAEAGAEVAVLCDTNGGMLPHWVSEIVADVATTGARLGIHAHNDTGCAVANSMAAVQAGATHLQGCINGYGERTGNADLVTCVANLELKLGMRLLPPGNLADATRVAHAISEITNYPPHARQPYTGVSAFAHKAGLHASAIRVDPDLYQHTDPALVGNDMRLLVSEMAGRATIELKGKELGYDLAEDPQRLARVTDRVKAMEQQGYTFEAADASFELLLAEEMDGARPSYFDVESWRVLAESSRGDDAVSEATVKLRAGGVRLAVIGEGNGPVNALDHALRQAIEQVYPDVARFHLTDFRVRILDQGHGTDATTRVLLETSDGKNVWVTVGVGANIIEASWEALVDALTYGLRLHGVRPRIDD, from the coding sequence GTGAACGCACCCGACTTCCACGTCTACGACACGACCCTGCGCGACGGTGCCCAGCAGGAGGGTCTGAACCTCTCGGTCCAGGACAAGCTGCACATCTCGCGTCTCCTGGACGATCTCGGCGTGGGATTCATCGAGGGCGGCTGGCCGGGCTCGAATCCCAAGGACACCGAGTTCTTCCGGCTCGCGGCCAAGGAGCTGGACCTGAGGAACGCGGCCCTTGCCGCCTTCGGCGCGACCCGCCGCCCGGGCGTGGCAGCCGCGGACGACGTCCTGCTGGCTGCGCTGCGTGAGTCCGGCGCCCCAGTGGTGACGCTGGTGGCCAAGAGCCATGACCGCCATGTCGAGCTGGCCCTGCGCACGACGCTGGCCGAGAACCTGGCGATGGTCCGCGACTCCGTGACGCACCTTCGCCAGGAGGGACAGCGGGTCTTCGTCGATCTCGAGCACTTCTTTGACGGCTACCGCGCCAACCGCGACTACGCCCTGGAGGTCGTCCGCACGGCTGCGGAGGCCGGGGCCGAGGTCGCCGTCCTGTGCGACACCAACGGGGGGATGCTGCCGCACTGGGTGAGCGAGATCGTGGCCGACGTCGCCACGACCGGAGCGCGTCTGGGCATCCACGCCCACAACGACACCGGGTGCGCGGTCGCCAACTCCATGGCTGCGGTGCAGGCCGGCGCGACCCACCTGCAGGGATGCATCAACGGCTACGGCGAGCGCACCGGCAACGCCGACCTGGTGACCTGCGTGGCGAATCTGGAGCTCAAGCTCGGCATGCGCCTGCTGCCGCCGGGCAACCTCGCGGACGCGACCCGCGTCGCGCACGCGATCTCGGAGATCACCAACTACCCGCCGCACGCGCGCCAGCCGTACACGGGGGTCTCGGCGTTCGCGCACAAGGCCGGCCTGCACGCCAGCGCCATCCGGGTCGACCCCGACCTGTACCAGCACACCGATCCGGCGTTGGTGGGCAACGACATGCGGCTGCTGGTCTCGGAGATGGCCGGTCGTGCCACGATCGAGCTCAAGGGCAAGGAGCTGGGCTACGACCTGGCCGAGGACCCGCAGCGGCTGGCCCGGGTCACCGACCGGGTCAAGGCCATGGAGCAGCAGGGTTACACCTTCGAGGCTGCCGATGCGTCCTTCGAGCTGCTGCTCGCCGAGGAGATGGACGGCGCCCGGCCGTCGTACTTCGACGTCGAGTCGTGGCGGGTGCTGGCGGAGTCGTCGCGCGGTGACGACGCGGTGTCGGAGGCGACGGTCAAGCTGCGCGCCGGGGGAGTGCGCCTGGCCGTCATCGGTGAGGGCAACGGCCCGGTCAACGCCCTCGACCACGCACTGCGCCAGGCGATCGAGCAGGTCTATCCCGATGTCGCCCGGTTCCACCTGACCGACTTCCGGGTCCGCATCCTCGACCAGGGTCATGGCACGGACGCGACGACGCGAGTGCTGCTGGAGACCTCCGACGGCAAGAACGTGTGGGTCACCGTCGGTGTGGGCGCCAACATCATCGAGGCGTCATGGGAGGCGCTGGTCGACGCCCTCACCTACGGCCTGCGACTTCACGGTGTGCGCCCTCGCATCGACGACTGA
- a CDS encoding Fur family transcriptional regulator: MVEVPRNTRQRRAVVAILEDLDGFASAQEIHDILKQRGESVGLSTVYRSLQVLADAAEVDALRNDDGEVLYRQCSAGHHHHLVCRACGRTVEVDGPTVERWADRIADENGFRDVAHTLEIFGTCATCPD, from the coding sequence ATGGTCGAAGTTCCCCGCAACACGCGCCAGCGGCGCGCGGTCGTCGCGATCCTGGAGGATCTGGACGGCTTCGCCAGCGCCCAGGAGATCCACGACATCCTCAAGCAGCGCGGGGAGTCGGTGGGACTGTCGACGGTCTACCGCAGCCTGCAGGTGCTGGCGGATGCGGCGGAGGTCGATGCCCTGCGCAATGACGACGGCGAGGTCTTGTACCGCCAGTGCAGCGCCGGGCACCACCACCACCTGGTGTGCCGCGCCTGCGGCCGCACCGTCGAGGTCGACGGGCCGACCGTCGAGCGCTGGGCCGACAGGATCGCCGACGAGAACGGCTTCCGGGACGTCGCCCACACCCTCGAGATCTTCGGCACCTGCGCCACCTGCCCCGACTGA
- a CDS encoding glycine--tRNA ligase — MASTVDNVISLSKRRGFVYQCGEIYGGTKSAWDYGPLGVELKDNIKRQWWRSMVQGRDDVVGLDSSVILPTEVWKASGHLAAFVDPLVECQHCHKRYRQDHLQEAYAEKKGIDDPDSVDMGLIVCANCGTRGEWTEPRMFNGLLKTFLGPVESEEGLHYLRPETAQGIFINFSQVMTTARKKPPFGIGQIGKSFRNEITPGNFIFRTREFEQMEMEFFVEPGTDEEWQETWMKIRMDWYTGLGINPENLRFFEHPAEKLSHYSKRTVDIEYRFEFAGSTWGELEGIANRTDFDLKTHSEHSGKDLQYFDQQANERWTPYVIEPAAGVNRSMMAFLIDAYTEEEVPNAKGGTDTRTVLKLDHRLAPVKAAVLPLSRNEDLSPKARALAAELRGFWNVEFDDAQAIGKRYRRQDEIGTPFCITVDFETLEDDAVTIRSRDTMAQERIALDQVTSYLAARLPGC, encoded by the coding sequence ATGGCATCGACCGTCGACAACGTCATCAGCCTCAGCAAGCGCAGGGGATTCGTCTACCAGTGCGGCGAGATCTACGGCGGCACCAAGTCCGCCTGGGACTACGGACCGCTCGGTGTCGAGCTCAAGGACAACATCAAGCGTCAGTGGTGGCGCTCGATGGTGCAGGGCCGCGACGACGTCGTCGGCCTCGACTCGTCGGTCATCCTCCCGACCGAGGTCTGGAAGGCATCCGGCCACCTCGCCGCCTTCGTCGACCCGCTGGTCGAGTGCCAGCACTGCCACAAGCGCTACCGCCAGGACCACCTGCAGGAGGCCTACGCGGAGAAGAAGGGCATCGACGACCCCGACTCGGTCGACATGGGCCTGATCGTCTGCGCGAACTGCGGCACCCGCGGTGAATGGACCGAGCCGCGCATGTTCAACGGCCTGCTGAAGACGTTCCTCGGCCCCGTGGAGTCCGAGGAGGGCCTGCACTACCTGCGCCCCGAGACCGCCCAGGGCATCTTCATCAACTTCTCGCAGGTCATGACCACCGCGCGCAAGAAGCCCCCGTTCGGCATCGGCCAGATCGGCAAGAGCTTCCGCAACGAGATCACGCCGGGCAACTTCATCTTCCGCACCCGCGAGTTCGAGCAGATGGAGATGGAGTTCTTCGTCGAGCCGGGCACGGACGAGGAGTGGCAGGAGACCTGGATGAAGATCCGGATGGACTGGTACACCGGGCTGGGCATCAACCCCGAGAACCTGCGCTTCTTCGAGCACCCCGCCGAGAAGCTGTCGCACTACTCCAAGCGCACCGTCGACATCGAGTACCGGTTCGAGTTCGCCGGCTCGACGTGGGGCGAGCTCGAGGGCATCGCCAACCGCACCGACTTCGACCTCAAGACGCACAGCGAGCACTCCGGCAAGGATCTGCAGTACTTCGACCAGCAGGCCAACGAGCGCTGGACGCCGTACGTCATCGAGCCCGCCGCCGGCGTGAACCGCTCGATGATGGCCTTCCTGATCGACGCGTACACCGAGGAGGAGGTGCCCAACGCCAAGGGCGGCACCGACACCCGCACCGTGCTCAAGCTCGACCACCGGCTGGCTCCGGTCAAGGCCGCCGTCCTGCCGCTGTCGCGCAACGAGGACCTCTCGCCGAAGGCGCGGGCGCTGGCCGCCGAGCTGCGTGGCTTCTGGAACGTCGAGTTCGACGATGCGCAGGCCATCGGCAAGCGCTACCGCCGCCAGGACGAGATCGGCACGCCGTTCTGCATCACGGTCGACTTCGAGACGCTCGAGGACGATGCGGTCACGATTCGTTCGCGCGACACGATGGCCCAGGAGCGCATCGCGCTCGACCAGGTCACCAGCTACCTGGCGGCGCGCCTTCCGGGTTGCTGA
- a CDS encoding GNAT family N-acetyltransferase codes for MSIRIVAGDELTTQDVYDIWKIRDAVFAVEQQCDEEDVDGRDLLPTMTHLWFADEDGPTSYLRSYVEDGVRHIGRVCTRKDQRRKGLSGALMQECHRLWGDETIVLNAQAYLEDWYGRYGYVRSGENYMEAGIDHVPMTRTPKSL; via the coding sequence ATGAGCATCCGCATCGTGGCCGGCGACGAGCTGACGACCCAGGACGTCTACGACATCTGGAAGATCCGCGACGCCGTCTTCGCCGTCGAGCAGCAGTGCGACGAGGAGGACGTGGACGGACGCGATCTGCTGCCGACGATGACCCACCTGTGGTTCGCCGACGAAGACGGCCCGACCAGCTACTTGCGCTCGTACGTCGAGGACGGCGTCCGGCACATCGGCCGGGTCTGCACCCGCAAGGACCAACGACGCAAGGGATTGTCGGGCGCGCTGATGCAGGAGTGCCACCGCCTGTGGGGCGACGAGACCATCGTCCTCAACGCGCAGGCATACCTCGAGGACTGGTACGGCCGCTACGGATACGTGCGGTCCGGTGAGAACTACATGGAGGCCGGGATCGATCACGTGCCGATGACGAGGACACCGAAAAGCCTCTGA
- a CDS encoding metal ABC transporter permease, with amino-acid sequence MIELLDYDFMRRALVAAVFTGLAAPAIGTFLVQRRLALLGDGLGHVALTGVALGLLTGIAPIVTAVVVAAVGAIVIELLRIYGRTSADVALAMLFYGGIAGGVLLTNLADESAASLNAYLFGAITTVSNGDLVLVGVLGLLVVVLSLGLSPQLFAVCQDEEHAKVSGVPVRLYSILIAVLAAVTITVAMRTVGLLLVSALMVVPVAASQQLTRSFRTTHLAAMAIGLVAAVGGLFASYEIDTQPGPTIVILALAIFVVASLVAIATSRLRARRHRLDSV; translated from the coding sequence ATGATCGAGCTGCTCGACTACGACTTCATGCGGCGCGCCCTCGTGGCCGCCGTGTTCACCGGCCTGGCGGCCCCGGCCATCGGCACCTTCTTGGTGCAGCGCCGGCTGGCCCTGCTCGGCGACGGACTCGGACACGTCGCCCTGACCGGCGTCGCCCTGGGGCTCCTGACCGGCATCGCCCCCATCGTGACGGCTGTCGTCGTGGCGGCAGTCGGGGCCATCGTGATCGAGCTGTTGCGGATCTACGGACGCACCAGCGCCGATGTCGCCCTGGCGATGCTGTTCTACGGCGGCATCGCCGGTGGCGTGCTGCTGACGAATCTGGCCGACGAGAGCGCCGCATCCCTGAATGCCTATCTGTTCGGCGCCATCACGACCGTCTCCAACGGCGATCTGGTGCTGGTCGGTGTGCTCGGCCTGCTGGTCGTCGTGCTGTCCCTCGGGCTCTCGCCGCAGCTGTTCGCGGTCTGCCAGGACGAGGAGCACGCCAAGGTCAGCGGCGTGCCCGTCCGGCTGTACAGCATCCTGATCGCGGTGCTCGCCGCCGTGACGATCACCGTCGCGATGCGCACCGTCGGCCTGTTGCTGGTCTCGGCACTGATGGTCGTCCCGGTCGCGGCGTCCCAGCAGCTCACCCGCAGCTTCCGCACGACCCACCTCGCCGCCATGGCGATCGGCCTGGTCGCGGCGGTCGGCGGCCTGTTCGCGAGCTACGAGATCGACACGCAGCCCGGGCCGACGATCGTGATCCTCGCGCTGGCGATCTTCGTGGTCGCCTCGCTCGTGGCGATCGCGACGAGCCGCCTTCGTGCACGCCGCCACCGGTTAGATTCGGTCTGA
- a CDS encoding metal ABC transporter ATP-binding protein, which yields MSQAPPLIVRGVSVALDGRPVLRNVDLDVAAGEFVALLGSNGSGKSTLVRAAVGLVPISAGSIELFGTPLDRFRDRQRLGYVPQRTRAVAGVPATVREVVMSGRLARRRFFGWRTAADIAAVDAAIERVGLADRSRSSVSEMSGGQQQRALIARALASEAELLIMDEPTAGVDHDNQESLAELLGSLVHDGTSVLLVAHELGPLRPLIDRAIVLHDGEIEYSGPCDAIRDEQLMHVHRHGGQPDQPDGFSPNPVGS from the coding sequence GTGAGCCAAGCCCCACCGCTGATCGTCCGAGGGGTCAGCGTCGCCCTCGACGGCCGGCCCGTCCTGCGCAACGTCGACCTCGACGTCGCTGCCGGTGAGTTCGTCGCCCTGCTCGGCTCCAACGGCTCAGGCAAGTCGACACTGGTCCGCGCCGCGGTCGGGCTCGTCCCGATCAGTGCCGGATCCATCGAGCTGTTCGGGACGCCGCTCGACCGCTTCCGCGACCGCCAGCGGCTCGGCTACGTCCCGCAGCGCACCCGCGCCGTCGCCGGTGTCCCGGCGACGGTCCGTGAGGTCGTGATGAGCGGACGCCTGGCACGCCGCCGGTTCTTCGGCTGGCGCACCGCCGCCGACATCGCGGCGGTCGACGCAGCCATCGAGCGCGTCGGCCTCGCGGACCGCAGCCGGTCCTCGGTCAGCGAGATGTCCGGAGGCCAGCAGCAGCGCGCCCTGATCGCCCGCGCCCTCGCATCCGAGGCCGAGCTGCTGATCATGGACGAGCCGACTGCCGGCGTCGACCATGACAACCAAGAAAGCCTGGCCGAGCTGCTCGGCAGCCTCGTCCACGACGGGACGTCGGTGCTGCTGGTCGCGCACGAGCTCGGCCCGCTGCGTCCACTGATCGACCGCGCAATCGTCCTGCACGACGGCGAGATCGAGTACTCGGGGCCCTGCGACGCGATTCGCGACGAGCAGCTCATGCACGTGCACCGCCACGGTGGACAGCCCGACCAGCCCGATGGCTTCAGCCCGAATCCGGTGGGCTCATGA
- a CDS encoding HNH endonuclease signature motif containing protein: MRWRARAEAFEVGAMLDYRDREMARTASVEPAMRRQIERSAICLSIGEATGLSEGQVQGRLSAAETVREHAPSVWDAFGDGLIDFGRVRDIAATIDQLKREESIARLDRLVVGYAVDHTGAELRAWLRRFVQRVEADLAVERADDERRNRHVSIRHGADSMGTLYAYLPSHELAAIEARLHKAGRRPADPNDGRTVAQRQADQLVAWCTGGEAATSAVDANIAVTITADVLAGAVAGFAESTDGRWAVPAGWIAEVVASGSTFWHRIVTDPVTDDILSHEYLGRFSPDTLDVALRFRDGVCQSPGCMVPAERCDIDHREPWPQGPTTADNLGPLCRRHHQMKGHGVLRWSTRPPKPLKPIVIEVYRDPVNIQYAGQSSMRGRTP, translated from the coding sequence GTGCGGTGGCGGGCGCGGGCCGAGGCGTTCGAGGTCGGCGCGATGCTGGACTACCGCGATCGGGAGATGGCGCGGACTGCCTCCGTGGAGCCCGCGATGCGCCGGCAGATCGAGCGGTCGGCGATCTGCTTGAGCATCGGTGAGGCCACCGGATTGAGCGAGGGGCAGGTGCAGGGCCGGTTGTCGGCGGCTGAGACGGTGCGTGAGCATGCGCCGTCGGTATGGGATGCCTTCGGTGACGGGCTGATCGACTTCGGACGCGTGCGTGACATCGCCGCCACGATTGACCAGCTCAAGCGGGAGGAGTCCATCGCCCGCCTCGACCGGCTGGTGGTCGGCTACGCGGTCGACCACACCGGCGCGGAGCTGCGGGCCTGGTTGCGGCGATTCGTCCAGCGGGTCGAGGCCGATCTGGCTGTTGAGCGCGCCGACGACGAGCGCCGCAACCGGCACGTGTCGATACGCCACGGCGCGGACTCGATGGGGACGCTGTACGCCTATCTGCCGTCCCACGAGCTGGCGGCGATCGAGGCCCGGCTGCACAAGGCTGGTCGGCGTCCGGCTGACCCGAATGACGGCCGGACCGTTGCTCAGCGGCAGGCCGATCAGCTGGTCGCCTGGTGCACCGGCGGCGAGGCAGCCACGTCGGCAGTCGATGCGAACATCGCGGTCACGATCACTGCCGACGTGCTCGCCGGCGCGGTCGCCGGGTTCGCCGAGTCCACCGACGGGCGGTGGGCCGTCCCGGCTGGTTGGATCGCCGAGGTGGTCGCCAGTGGGAGCACGTTCTGGCATCGGATCGTGACCGACCCGGTGACCGACGACATCCTCAGCCATGAGTACCTCGGGAGATTCAGTCCGGACACCTTGGATGTCGCGCTGCGCTTTCGTGACGGTGTCTGCCAGTCACCCGGCTGCATGGTCCCGGCCGAACGCTGCGACATCGATCACCGAGAACCGTGGCCCCAAGGGCCAACCACTGCAGACAACCTCGGCCCTCTGTGCCGAAGACATCACCAGATGAAGGGCCACGGGGTCCTGCGGTGGTCGACCCGACCACCCAAACCCCTCAAGCCGATCGTGATCGAGGTCTACCGCGACCCCGTCAACATCCAGTACGCGGGTCAGTCGTCGATGCGAGGGCGCACACCGTGA
- a CDS encoding aspartate ammonia-lyase has protein sequence MAHVTPDTLITRSEHDLIGDREVPSDAYWGVHTLRALDNFPITGIPIASSPYLVQALAAVKQAAATANNELGLLDDQRYAAIRAACEEIRAGALSDQFVVDVIQGGAGTSTNMNANEVIANRALEIMGHARGQYDVIHPNEHVNLSQSTNDVYPTAVKIAVIMATHDLLAAMQVLEDSFARKADEFHDVLKMGRTQLQDAVPMTLGQEFRTYSLMIGEDRARLGEAVLLLHEINLGATAIGTMLNAPAGYVQAACGHLADITGLPLETAVDLIEATQDCGAFVQLSGTLKRVAVKLSKICNDLRLLSSGPRAGLNEINLPPVQAGSSIMPGKVNPVIPEVVNQVAFQIIGHDVTVTMAAEAGQLQLNAFEPVICYSLSAGISRLRASILVLAERCVDGITANVELLRAEVENSIGLVTALNPYIGYAAATEVAKEALVSGRGVAELVLERGLLPRAKLEAILRPEVLANLSKRPGH, from the coding sequence ATGGCACACGTCACACCCGACACTCTGATCACCCGTTCCGAGCACGACCTGATCGGGGACCGCGAGGTCCCGTCCGACGCGTACTGGGGCGTCCACACGCTCCGTGCGCTGGACAACTTCCCGATCACCGGCATCCCGATCGCGTCCAGCCCGTATCTCGTCCAGGCGCTGGCGGCCGTCAAGCAGGCGGCCGCCACCGCCAACAACGAGCTCGGACTGCTCGACGACCAGCGGTACGCCGCGATCCGCGCCGCCTGCGAGGAGATCCGCGCCGGGGCGCTGTCGGACCAGTTCGTCGTGGACGTCATCCAGGGCGGCGCCGGGACGTCGACCAACATGAACGCCAACGAGGTCATCGCCAACCGGGCCCTGGAGATCATGGGCCACGCCAGGGGCCAGTACGACGTCATCCACCCCAACGAGCACGTCAACCTGAGCCAGTCGACCAATGACGTCTACCCGACGGCGGTCAAGATCGCGGTCATCATGGCGACCCACGACCTCCTGGCGGCGATGCAGGTGCTCGAGGACTCGTTCGCCCGCAAGGCCGACGAGTTCCACGACGTCCTGAAGATGGGACGCACCCAGCTGCAGGACGCCGTTCCCATGACGCTGGGGCAGGAGTTCCGCACCTACTCGTTGATGATCGGCGAGGACCGCGCCCGCCTCGGCGAGGCCGTCCTGCTGCTGCACGAGATCAATCTCGGCGCGACCGCGATCGGCACGATGCTCAACGCGCCGGCCGGATACGTCCAGGCCGCCTGCGGCCACCTCGCCGACATCACGGGCCTGCCGCTGGAGACGGCCGTCGACCTGATCGAGGCGACCCAGGACTGCGGCGCGTTCGTGCAGCTGTCGGGGACGCTCAAGCGCGTCGCGGTCAAGCTGTCCAAGATCTGCAACGACCTGCGGCTCCTGTCGTCCGGCCCCCGCGCCGGGCTCAACGAGATCAACCTGCCGCCCGTCCAGGCAGGGTCGAGCATCATGCCGGGCAAGGTCAACCCGGTCATCCCGGAGGTCGTCAACCAGGTCGCCTTCCAGATCATCGGCCACGACGTGACGGTCACGATGGCCGCCGAGGCCGGTCAGCTGCAGCTCAACGCCTTCGAGCCGGTCATCTGCTACTCACTGTCGGCCGGCATCTCGCGTCTGCGCGCCTCCATCCTGGTGCTCGCGGAGCGGTGCGTGGACGGCATCACCGCCAATGTCGAGCTGCTGCGCGCGGAGGTCGAGAACTCGATCGGGCTGGTCACGGCCCTCAACCCGTACATCGGGTACGCCGCCGCGACCGAGGTGGCCAAGGAGGCACTCGTGTCAGGCCGGGGAGTCGCCGAGCTCGTGCTGGAGCGCGGCCTGCTTCCCCGCGCGAAGCTCGAGGCGATCCTGCGGCCCGAGGTGCTGGCCAACTTGTCGAAGCGGCCCGGGCACTAG
- a CDS encoding metal ABC transporter substrate-binding protein, with amino-acid sequence MKKSRLLLATVPLLAALTACGGGAQDDGRTSVIASSYPFAFVAERVGGSAVNVSNLTAPGTEPHDLELKPKQVASVQDADLVIYQKDFQAAVDQAVEQAGRSDDDTIDVASLVKLLPNPSEEGEHHADDGHDHGDADPHTWLDPRTMIALTEAVQAELSSIDPEHAADYRANADQLVDELTALDEDFSAGLRGCRTRTIVTSHAAFQYLAARYGLEQVAIAGLDPTNEPSPSQLGDISRLVRAEKITTIFTEELVSPAIANTIAKETGATTATLDPIEGLSDQTKDETYLTLMRRNLDTLKKANSCQ; translated from the coding sequence ATGAAGAAGTCCCGTCTCCTGCTTGCCACGGTCCCCCTCCTCGCGGCGCTCACCGCATGCGGCGGCGGCGCGCAGGATGACGGGCGGACGTCCGTCATCGCGTCGTCCTACCCCTTCGCCTTCGTCGCCGAACGGGTCGGCGGATCCGCCGTCAACGTCAGCAACCTGACCGCGCCGGGCACCGAGCCCCACGATCTGGAGCTCAAGCCCAAGCAGGTCGCCTCGGTGCAGGACGCCGATCTGGTCATCTACCAGAAGGACTTCCAGGCCGCGGTCGACCAGGCCGTCGAGCAGGCCGGTCGCTCCGACGACGACACGATCGACGTCGCGTCGCTGGTCAAGCTGCTGCCGAACCCCTCGGAGGAGGGCGAGCACCACGCGGACGACGGCCACGACCACGGCGACGCCGATCCGCACACCTGGCTGGATCCGCGGACGATGATCGCCCTGACCGAAGCCGTCCAGGCCGAGCTGTCCAGCATCGATCCCGAGCACGCCGCCGACTACCGGGCCAATGCCGACCAGCTCGTCGACGAGCTCACCGCGCTGGACGAGGACTTCTCGGCCGGCCTGCGCGGCTGCCGCACCCGCACGATCGTCACGAGCCACGCCGCCTTCCAGTACCTCGCAGCGCGCTACGGCCTCGAGCAGGTCGCGATCGCCGGGCTCGATCCGACCAACGAGCCCTCCCCCTCCCAGCTGGGCGACATCTCGCGGCTCGTCCGCGCCGAGAAGATCACCACGATCTTCACCGAGGAGCTCGTCAGCCCCGCGATCGCGAACACCATCGCCAAGGAGACGGGCGCGACCACCGCTACGCTCGATCCCATCGAGGGCTTGTCCGACCAGACCAAGGACGAGACCTACCTGACGCTCATGCGCCGCAACCTCGACACCCTGAAGAAGGCGAACTCGTGCCAGTGA
- a CDS encoding branched-chain amino acid aminotransferase, producing the protein MTSTPFAATVSRNPAAKTPEQRDAILADPGFGNHFTDHMFLAEWTPDTGWANGRVVPYGPLSIDPATAVLHYAQEIFEGLKAYVHADGSVWLFRPEANAARLQRSAHRLALPELPTDWFLGSVTALVDADRDWVPSGGEKSLYLRPFMFASEVFLGVRPSQHVTYSVIASPAGAYFKGGVKPVSIWLSSQYSRAGTGGTGAAKCGGNYAASLLPQQEGMEHGCEQVVFLDSTEHTWIEELGGMNLYFVHSDGSIVTPTLSGSILEGITRDSIIQVARDLGHEVVERRVSIQEWREGVADGSITEVFACGTAAVITPVGTLKWDGGEVTSGDGEAGKVTSDIRSALIDIQYGRAEDRHGWLTRVS; encoded by the coding sequence ATGACCTCCACCCCGTTCGCCGCCACCGTCTCGCGTAACCCCGCTGCGAAGACACCCGAGCAGCGTGACGCGATCCTGGCCGACCCCGGCTTCGGCAACCACTTCACCGACCACATGTTCCTGGCCGAGTGGACGCCGGACACCGGCTGGGCCAATGGCCGCGTCGTGCCATACGGCCCCCTCTCGATCGATCCGGCCACGGCCGTCCTGCACTACGCGCAGGAGATCTTCGAGGGCCTGAAGGCATATGTCCACGCCGACGGCTCGGTGTGGCTGTTCCGTCCCGAGGCGAATGCGGCCCGCCTGCAGCGCTCGGCGCACCGTCTGGCGCTGCCGGAGCTGCCGACCGACTGGTTCCTCGGCTCGGTCACGGCGCTCGTCGACGCTGATCGCGACTGGGTCCCCTCCGGCGGCGAGAAGAGCCTGTACCTGCGCCCGTTCATGTTCGCCTCGGAGGTCTTCCTCGGCGTGCGTCCCTCGCAGCACGTCACGTACTCGGTCATCGCCTCGCCGGCCGGCGCCTACTTCAAGGGCGGCGTGAAGCCGGTCTCGATCTGGCTGTCGTCGCAGTACTCGCGGGCGGGCACCGGCGGCACCGGCGCGGCCAAGTGCGGTGGCAACTACGCCGCCAGCCTGCTTCCCCAGCAGGAGGGCATGGAGCACGGCTGCGAGCAGGTCGTGTTCCTGGACTCCACCGAGCACACCTGGATCGAGGAGCTCGGTGGGATGAATCTGTACTTCGTCCACTCCGACGGCTCGATCGTGACGCCGACGCTGTCCGGCTCGATCCTGGAGGGCATCACCCGCGACAGCATCATCCAGGTCGCGCGCGACCTCGGACACGAGGTCGTCGAGCGTCGGGTCAGCATCCAGGAGTGGCGTGAAGGTGTCGCGGACGGCTCCATCACCGAGGTGTTCGCGTGCGGCACGGCCGCTGTCATCACCCCCGTCGGCACGTTGAAGTGGGACGGCGGCGAGGTGACGTCCGGGGACGGCGAGGCCGGCAAGGTGACCTCCGACATCCGCTCGGCGCTGATCGACATCCAGTACGGGCGCGCCGAGGACCGGCACGGCTGGCTCACGCGCGTCTCGTAG